One region of Intestinimonas massiliensis (ex Afouda et al. 2020) genomic DNA includes:
- a CDS encoding cysteine-rich VLP domain-containing protein, which yields MSRELTRKEKAAIRRLVVTLCANYDKEYGCLPLDCECYMLGKCWTGAYCRYFREAVLPNDPVLEASLFSEDGEPDTRPCPVCGKPFLPDGRTRYCSAACSRAAQRRQQREYMRKKRG from the coding sequence ATGAGCCGTGAGCTGACGCGCAAGGAAAAGGCGGCGATCCGCAGGCTGGTGGTGACGCTCTGTGCCAACTACGATAAGGAATACGGATGCCTGCCTTTGGATTGTGAATGTTATATGCTCGGCAAATGCTGGACGGGGGCCTATTGCCGCTATTTCCGGGAGGCCGTACTGCCAAACGATCCGGTGCTGGAGGCGTCCCTGTTCAGCGAGGACGGCGAGCCGGACACACGGCCCTGTCCCGTCTGCGGCAAGCCCTTCTTGCCTGACGGCAGGACGCGCTACTGCTCGGCGGCCTGTTCCCGCGCCGCCCAGCGGCGGCAGCAGCGGGAATACATGAGGAAAAAGCGGGGCTGA
- a CDS encoding DUF4366 domain-containing protein, translating into MKKLRILMAALCVAALMCAVTVTAYAGAPDYEETGGYEPPAEAVTETPAPEPVAEEEHFELLPGQGFSEDGNLATRDLLYDKYANKQFITVETAGGNLFYIIIDYDKPIDEAGERYETYFLSLVDEADLLALAQSAGVELPWCICKEKCMPGAVNMDCPVCSKNMSECTGAEPAPTVTPEPQVEPTVEPEPARAGNGGALVLILVLAVIAGVGAWYVKIYRPKQQQAAADAEEYVDDPAAYEDAEDYLDEDDGPPWDEDGDE; encoded by the coding sequence ATGAAAAAGCTGCGTATTCTCATGGCGGCCCTGTGTGTGGCCGCCCTTATGTGCGCCGTCACGGTGACGGCCTACGCCGGAGCGCCGGACTATGAGGAAACGGGGGGCTATGAGCCGCCCGCGGAAGCTGTCACGGAAACCCCGGCCCCGGAGCCGGTGGCCGAGGAGGAGCATTTTGAGCTGCTGCCCGGCCAGGGCTTTTCCGAGGACGGCAATCTGGCTACCCGCGATCTGCTCTATGACAAGTACGCCAACAAGCAGTTTATTACCGTGGAAACCGCGGGCGGCAATCTCTTTTACATCATCATCGACTACGACAAGCCCATCGACGAGGCCGGAGAGCGGTACGAAACCTACTTTCTGAGCCTTGTGGACGAGGCCGACCTGCTGGCCCTCGCGCAGTCCGCGGGCGTGGAACTGCCCTGGTGCATCTGCAAGGAAAAGTGTATGCCCGGCGCAGTCAACATGGATTGCCCGGTGTGCTCCAAAAACATGAGCGAGTGTACGGGCGCGGAGCCCGCGCCCACGGTGACGCCCGAGCCGCAAGTGGAACCCACGGTGGAACCGGAGCCCGCCAGGGCAGGCAACGGCGGGGCGCTGGTGCTGATCCTTGTCCTTGCCGTGATTGCCGGGGTAGGCGCGTGGTACGTTAAGATTTATCGCCCGAAACAGCAGCAGGCCGCCGCGGACGCCGAGGAGTATGTGGACGATCCCGCCGCCTATGAGGACGCGGAGGATTATCTTGACGAGGACGACGGCCCGCCCTGGGATGAGGACGGGGATGAATGA
- a CDS encoding DUF4315 family protein → MATTKSAKIEAEIEKVKGKIAEQQVRLKELEQRRTEAENSEIVDIVRGMSISLSELPVLLQKLRSGETLGQIVPKSEADAAMPKTEVKE, encoded by the coding sequence ATGGCGACAACGAAAAGCGCAAAGATCGAGGCCGAGATCGAAAAGGTCAAGGGCAAGATCGCGGAGCAGCAGGTCCGGCTGAAGGAGCTGGAACAGCGCCGGACGGAGGCGGAAAACAGCGAGATCGTGGACATCGTGCGCGGTATGAGCATTTCCCTTTCCGAGCTGCCGGTGCTGCTCCAGAAGCTCCGCAGCGGTGAAACTTTGGGACAAATTGTCCCGAAGTCCGAGGCTGACGCTGCTATGCCGAAAACGGAGGTAAAGGAATGA
- a CDS encoding C40 family peptidase — translation MTGPERKAGTSGQNVPKSPKSKFRQKSQQEKTAASKLRMERREETLDKARQKLSKQKPLKRPGPVKRTGRAVRRGVHGYVHGKIYEVEHENVGVEAAHHTELAGEAVLRGGKRFVKRQVRLHPRRAVLRAERNYVKATADYQYRVTAQEHPEMQGNPVSRYWQKQRLKRQYAKQAREAAKKSAKAAEETAVTTEKLAARAVEFVKRHPVGFILALLIVLLVVGLQSCMSSMTTLGGSAVGAIGASTYTASDADMYGAEAAYCALEAELQNKLNTYESTHDYDEYHYDLDDIGHDPYVLISILSAWHEGAWTLDEVQGTLQMLFDRQYILTEEVVRETRYRTETRTDSYLVTDPETGESYWEIEEYEVEVPYDYFICTVTLENFNLSHLPVYIMGQERLSRYALYMATLGNRPDLFPSSGYVNKYVNGSPLIYDVPREYLNDETFAAIMAEAEKYIGYPYVWGGSSPATSFDCSGYVSWVINHSGWNVGRLGAQGLYNICTPTSDPHPGDLVFFVGTYDTTGVSHVGIYVGDGWMLHCGDPISYTNLNNSYWQAHFYAYGRLP, via the coding sequence ATGACCGGGCCGGAGCGTAAGGCCGGGACTTCGGGACAAAATGTCCCGAAGTCTCCGAAGTCCAAGTTCCGGCAAAAGAGCCAACAGGAGAAAACGGCGGCCTCCAAGCTCCGCATGGAGCGCCGGGAGGAAACGCTGGACAAGGCCCGGCAAAAGCTCTCCAAACAAAAGCCGCTCAAAAGGCCCGGCCCCGTCAAACGGACGGGCCGGGCGGTGCGGCGGGGCGTCCACGGCTATGTCCACGGCAAAATCTACGAGGTGGAGCATGAGAATGTGGGCGTGGAGGCCGCTCACCATACAGAGCTCGCGGGCGAGGCCGTGCTACGGGGCGGGAAACGCTTTGTCAAGCGGCAGGTGCGGTTGCACCCCCGGCGGGCTGTTCTCCGCGCCGAGAGAAACTATGTCAAGGCTACGGCGGATTACCAATACCGTGTGACGGCACAGGAGCACCCGGAAATGCAGGGCAATCCCGTGTCCCGCTATTGGCAGAAGCAGCGGCTCAAACGGCAATACGCAAAGCAGGCGCGGGAGGCCGCCAAAAAGAGCGCGAAGGCCGCCGAGGAAACGGCGGTCACGACGGAAAAGCTGGCGGCCCGTGCCGTGGAGTTCGTCAAGCGGCATCCCGTGGGCTTTATCCTTGCCCTGCTCATTGTGCTGCTGGTGGTGGGGCTGCAATCCTGTATGTCCTCCATGACTACCCTCGGCGGCAGCGCGGTGGGGGCTATCGGCGCTTCCACCTACACCGCCTCGGATGCGGATATGTACGGGGCCGAGGCTGCCTACTGCGCGCTGGAGGCCGAGCTTCAAAACAAGCTGAATACCTACGAGAGTACCCACGACTATGACGAGTACCACTACGATCTGGACGACATCGGGCACGATCCCTATGTGCTGATCTCCATTTTGAGCGCATGGCACGAGGGCGCGTGGACGCTGGACGAGGTACAGGGCACGCTGCAAATGCTCTTTGACCGTCAGTACATTCTTACCGAGGAGGTGGTGCGGGAAACCCGCTACCGGACGGAAACCCGGACGGACAGCTACCTTGTCACAGATCCCGAAACCGGCGAGAGCTATTGGGAGATTGAGGAATACGAGGTGGAGGTGCCCTATGACTATTTCATCTGCACCGTCACGCTGGAAAACTTCAACTTGTCCCATCTGCCTGTTTACATCATGGGACAGGAACGGCTTTCCCGGTACGCCTTGTATATGGCGACGCTGGGCAACCGCCCCGATCTGTTCCCATCCTCCGGCTATGTAAACAAGTACGTCAACGGCAGCCCGCTGATCTACGATGTGCCCAGGGAGTATCTGAACGACGAAACCTTTGCCGCGATCATGGCGGAGGCGGAGAAATACATCGGCTATCCCTATGTGTGGGGCGGCTCCAGCCCGGCCACGTCCTTTGACTGTTCGGGCTATGTGTCGTGGGTCATCAATCACAGCGGCTGGAACGTGGGACGGCTGGGGGCGCAGGGCCTGTATAACATCTGCACCCCGACAAGCGATCCCCACCCCGGCGATCTGGTGTTCTTCGTGGGGACGTATGACACGACGGGCGTTTCCCATGTGGGCATCTATGTGGGCGACGGCTGGATGCTCCATTGTGGAGATCCCATCAGCTATACCAACCTGAACAACAGCTATTGGCAGGCCCATTTTTACGCCTATGGGCGGCTGCCGTAA
- a CDS encoding CD1845 family protein, which produces MLLLKILATPFLLILTLLAAVITFLACIAGVLCYVACILLTLLGLASLSFGMIQGGIVGLVLAFLVSPFGLPAIGEWLLLKLYGVKFALQDFITG; this is translated from the coding sequence ATGTTGTTACTGAAAATCCTTGCCACGCCTTTTCTGCTGATCCTCACGCTGCTGGCCGCAGTCATCACCTTTCTTGCCTGTATTGCCGGGGTCCTGTGCTATGTGGCCTGCATCCTCTTGACGCTGCTGGGCCTCGCTTCGCTGTCCTTCGGGATGATACAGGGCGGTATTGTGGGGCTTGTTCTGGCGTTCCTTGTTTCCCCCTTCGGGCTCCCAGCCATCGGAGAGTGGCTGCTGCTCAAGCTCTACGGGGTCAAGTTCGCCTTACAGGATTTTATTACCGGCTGA
- a CDS encoding plasmid mobilization protein — MKRKRVRSEAVCLWLRPDELALIRERMAEAGIRNMSAYLRKMALNGYVLNVDLAPVRELVSLQRRCANNLNQVAIQANTYGGIYPQEIARLQKDYEALWGPLSDLLKRLAAVVEL; from the coding sequence ATGAAGCGAAAGCGTGTGCGCAGCGAGGCTGTCTGTCTGTGGCTCCGCCCCGACGAGCTGGCGCTGATCCGGGAGCGCATGGCCGAGGCGGGCATCCGTAACATGAGCGCCTACCTGCGCAAAATGGCGCTTAACGGGTATGTGCTCAACGTAGACCTCGCCCCGGTCAGGGAGCTGGTGTCCCTCCAGCGCCGGTGCGCAAACAATCTCAACCAAGTGGCGATCCAGGCCAACACATACGGCGGAATTTACCCGCAGGAGATCGCCCGGCTCCAAAAAGACTATGAAGCCCTGTGGGGACCGCTCTCTGACCTGCTCAAAAGGCTGGCCGCCGTTGTAGAGCTATGA
- a CDS encoding DUF4316 domain-containing protein — protein sequence MDQKNNPNQNAELAMEQNYNCIDGLINNLPIPAPEEKPVDRVKEPLRCHRSREREER from the coding sequence ATGGACCAGAAAAACAATCCGAACCAAAACGCGGAGCTTGCCATGGAGCAGAACTACAACTGCATTGACGGGCTCATCAACAACCTGCCCATTCCGGCCCCGGAGGAAAAGCCGGTGGACAGGGTGAAGGAGCCGCTCCGCTGCCACCGCAGCCGGGAGCGCGAGGAGCGATGA
- a CDS encoding restriction endonuclease: MEFYSDEHKAKIARLEKLWENLHELADMCKEYGIQDMLQDNGLKVMQQLVYLNMDFLPGREGNDSISNSGTEWEMKSVNILLTSGFSTNHHTNHDIIAKYRKVPWTFSIYEGIVLKEIYVMRPEQLEPIFRHWEDQLDDGRSHINNPKIPVKFVRENGLKVYPINPQHPIDPDLINI, encoded by the coding sequence ATGGAATTTTACAGTGACGAACACAAAGCTAAAATTGCACGTTTAGAAAAGTTGTGGGAAAATCTGCATGAGTTAGCTGATATGTGTAAAGAATATGGTATACAAGATATGCTTCAAGATAATGGACTTAAAGTTATGCAGCAGCTTGTATACTTAAATATGGATTTTCTCCCAGGGCGAGAAGGCAATGATAGTATTTCTAATTCTGGAACCGAATGGGAGATGAAATCTGTTAATATTTTATTGACATCTGGGTTTAGTACAAATCACCATACAAACCATGATATTATTGCAAAATATCGCAAAGTTCCATGGACGTTTTCAATATATGAAGGTATTGTTTTAAAAGAGATTTATGTAATGCGACCTGAACAGTTGGAGCCCATATTTAGGCATTGGGAAGATCAACTAGATGATGGACGCTCACATATAAATAATCCGAAAATTCCAGTCAAATTTGTCCGTGAAAATGGACTAAAAGTTTATCCGATTAATCCTCAGCACCCCATTGATCCTGATTTAATAAATATTTAA
- a CDS encoding DNA-methyltransferase — protein MNGYSTNRGQCIVGDSLELLRTLEDGSVNLVVTSPPFALLRQKSYGNLEQEEYISWLCSFGKLVFDKLSDDGSFVIDLGAAYNRGSPTYSLYQFKVLIKMCEEIGFHLAQPFYWYNTSALPAPIEWVNKRKLRAKNSVNTVWWLSKTEWPKSNIKNVLTPYSSRMQHLINKPEDFVKEEGIKRPSGHVMGKASWTRDNGGAIPPNLLQYPNSDSNSQYLRYCKLLSIKGHPARFPSALPDFFIKFLTDKNDLVLDIFGGSNTTGYVAEKLDRRWLCFELCQEFVAASTFRFVESKDQARDSYDSIMAGEFITIEREAEIEQLSL, from the coding sequence ATGAACGGATATAGCACAAATAGGGGTCAATGCATTGTAGGCGATTCTCTTGAACTTCTCAGAACCTTGGAAGATGGCAGTGTAAACTTGGTAGTAACATCACCACCGTTTGCACTTTTACGTCAAAAAAGTTACGGGAACTTAGAGCAAGAAGAATATATTTCGTGGCTTTGTTCCTTTGGGAAACTTGTCTTTGATAAATTATCGGATGACGGTAGTTTTGTTATTGATTTAGGTGCTGCGTATAACCGTGGAAGTCCTACCTATAGCTTATACCAGTTTAAAGTATTAATAAAAATGTGCGAAGAAATTGGTTTTCATTTAGCACAACCTTTTTACTGGTATAATACCTCAGCTTTACCCGCTCCGATTGAGTGGGTCAATAAGCGTAAATTAAGAGCAAAAAATAGTGTTAATACGGTATGGTGGCTTTCTAAAACAGAATGGCCTAAATCAAATATAAAAAATGTACTTACACCGTATTCTTCCAGAATGCAACACTTAATTAATAAACCGGAGGACTTTGTAAAAGAAGAAGGAATTAAGCGACCTTCAGGTCATGTTATGGGCAAAGCATCGTGGACGAGAGATAACGGTGGGGCAATACCCCCAAATCTATTGCAATATCCTAATAGTGACTCTAACAGTCAATATTTGCGATATTGTAAGCTGCTTTCGATTAAAGGGCACCCTGCAAGATTTCCTTCTGCCCTGCCAGACTTCTTTATTAAATTTTTAACCGATAAAAATGATTTGGTGTTAGACATTTTCGGCGGTTCTAATACTACAGGATATGTTGCAGAGAAACTTGATCGCCGTTGGCTGTGCTTTGAACTTTGTCAAGAATTCGTCGCAGCATCTACTTTTCGATTTGTCGAAAGTAAAGACCAGGCTCGAGATAGCTATGATTCAATTATGGCTGGGGAATTTATTACAATTGAGCGGGAAGCCGAAATAGAACAATTATCTTTATAA
- a CDS encoding tyrosine-type recombinase/integrase, with the protein MDSGERLNGIQEVSGSIPLISTIQIWEVQKTVETTRFQRFFCFLKSHFHGKTVRLIFAAKILNQGDRKMKKIKMNQAATMEETFKDFLTSRKIKGVAEKTLQTYSFHLHAVSKHLDIQKDIAELNKRDLEHMIASMRERGLSANTINSYTRTLKSFFSWCNGEGLTAVNLPLYKAEETVKETYTDAELKALLKKPDVRKCTFAEFRDWAIVNFLLNSGCRAATVRAIQIRDLDLDNSLVYYRHTKNKKAQVIPLCSPMTAILREYLRVRGGAAADYLFCTERGEQLTENALRQSIVRYNKRRGVEKTSIHLFRHTFARKYLIDCGGDAFTLQRLLGHSTLNMTKHYCAIFDTDITKNYDSLSPLAQLKGGENRIKMEP; encoded by the coding sequence ATGGACTCAGGAGAGCGCTTGAATGGCATTCAAGAGGTCAGCGGTTCGATCCCGCTTATCTCCACCATCCAAATATGGGAAGTGCAGAAAACCGTTGAAACCACAAGGTTTCAACGGTTTTTCTGTTTTCTGAAATCACATTTTCACGGAAAAACTGTCCGCTTGATTTTTGCCGCAAAAATCTTGAATCAAGGGGACAGAAAAATGAAGAAAATTAAAATGAATCAAGCTGCTACAATGGAAGAAACCTTCAAAGACTTCCTCACTTCCCGGAAAATCAAAGGCGTTGCCGAAAAAACTTTGCAGACCTATTCTTTCCACCTCCATGCGGTTTCCAAGCACTTGGATATTCAGAAGGACATAGCAGAACTGAACAAGCGGGACTTGGAGCACATGATAGCAAGCATGAGGGAGCGCGGGCTTTCCGCAAACACGATAAACAGTTACACCCGGACGCTGAAATCTTTCTTTTCTTGGTGCAATGGAGAAGGACTTACGGCGGTCAATCTGCCGCTCTACAAGGCAGAGGAAACCGTCAAGGAAACCTACACGGACGCAGAATTGAAAGCCCTGCTCAAAAAGCCCGATGTACGGAAATGTACCTTTGCAGAGTTTCGGGATTGGGCAATCGTAAACTTTCTGCTGAACAGCGGCTGCCGCGCCGCCACGGTCAGAGCTATTCAAATACGGGACTTGGATTTGGACAACAGCCTTGTTTACTACCGTCATACCAAGAACAAGAAAGCCCAAGTAATTCCGCTTTGCAGCCCCATGACAGCCATTCTCCGGGAGTATTTGAGGGTGCGCGGCGGAGCGGCGGCGGATTACCTCTTTTGTACGGAGCGCGGCGAACAACTTACAGAAAACGCCTTGCGTCAATCCATTGTCCGATACAATAAGCGGCGGGGCGTGGAGAAAACCAGCATTCATCTGTTTCGCCACACATTCGCCCGGAAATATCTGATTGACTGCGGCGGCGACGCTTTTACTCTGCAACGGCTTTTGGGTCACTCCACGCTGAATATGACGAAACATTACTGCGCTATCTTTGACACGGATATTACAAAGAACTATGACAGCCTTTCACCGCTGGCCCAGTTGAAGGGCGGCGAAAACAGAATCAAGATGGAGCCATGA